Genomic DNA from Gorilla gorilla gorilla isolate KB3781 chromosome 13, NHGRI_mGorGor1-v2.1_pri, whole genome shotgun sequence:
ATTTTACTACTACTTCTCCTTAATGTGACTCATAAGGTTTTCAAAAATAATCTCAATATTAAAAGGTTACTTTAAAAGGGCTCTAAACAAACTGGATATACCATTTTCAGCAAGTGTTTTTAGCAAGTATTAAGAAAAAGTTCTTAAAAGGTCTTTTATCATCTTTTCTAaagatgtcttttcttttttaaatttatatttaaaacaggTGCAAATATCAAAGAGGATATTTGATACTTGTCAAGGGGATTCAGGGCCCAGAGCACTAGAGGCCACAGCCAGGGCAGGAGTGACCAGAGGAGGCTCTTCCCGGGGACATGGCCACTGTGCCGCACACACTGCATGGAGGACAGATGTGGCTGCAGCTGGACGTCGCCAGGGAGCACCCAGGTTGCTGCCCGGTGGGCGTGGCCCACGTCCACACCGCCCCAGGCAGCAGCTGCCAGCCTCCTGTGGTCAGGAGTGCGGGAAACACGGCTGGTGGGACCAAGGAGATGGTTTTTCATTTCACCTCCTTTTCATCCGTTTATGTTTACGAAGGCACATGTGGACACAGCAGCTCTCGAACTGCTGGTTATGTTCCACTAGAAAATCAGAGAAATCTGCCAATATGACAAAGATGCATTCATGCTAAGATTAAGATGTAATTTAGTAATGAAAAATATCAatataattatttccaaatacaaaGTATTTTCAACTATTTTGGCTTTTGGGCAAAAACATAAAGAGATTAATAAAAGGGGACATTTCCTGGAAGTCACCAGCTGGTGCTGGCTGGCCAGGGCTGCATGTCATCAGTGTCTTTTGCACAAGGCACCTGCTAAGGCCAGCTGCTTGGAGTTCCTTGACATACCTCCATAATCGTACTGGCTGGAGTAATAGCTTGCATAGTAATCGCTCTGACTGCTCCATCCACTTTTGGAACTATAGTATCCTTCAGGATATCCTTGCCTGAAAAAACACACAGTGCTGTTAAAACACAAATTAACTATTTCTTAAAGTGTGACATCAGCCAATACGAATAATTCCCAAAGCAATGGGCATTCATCAAAGCACTTTGGTTGCACAAAAATTCCAATTAGAAGATTCAAAACAGTAGCAAGGATGAGACTGTGGAATTTCCCACCATACGGCTAATTCAAATTCATCTTGGTAAAATAACTAAGAGCCGTTTGGCTAAAAAGAACTGACCCTTTTTGTGTTCTCATTGCTGTAGCCTATAAAAGTCAATGCTAAAATAAGTCCTAGAATTTTTGATATTATGCTCAGTAGAAGACAAAATggactgagcttttttttttttcttgagacacgtTTCACTCTGtcgcataggctggagtgcagtgacatgatctcagcttaacacaacctccacctcccaggctcaagcaatcctcccacctcagcttctgagtagctgggactacaggcacgtgctaccacacctggctaattttttatatttttcatagacatggggtttcaccatgttgccgaggctggtctcgaacacctggggtcaagcgatccacccacctcagcctcctaaagtgctgggattgcaggagtgaccCACAGTGCCCGGTCTCACTGAGCCATTCAAACCAACCTAAAATGCCAGCTTCACAGGCTCGACCCCAGGCCACTGGCTGTTGGTGCTCCCTGTACACGCGCAGGATACCCCCTGTCAGAGCCCACGTGTGTGCTCCTGGAGCGGGATTCTAACGGCCCCACCTCCCCCTCAGGTCTCCTGGAGCTGACGTGGTGTCAGATTCCTACACGTGCCCCAGAAAGGCTGGTTTTGTAGACCAAGCCATGATCCTGACTCTCACTACAGGAAAAGCACAAGTTAGTACAATGATCAAGTATCAGACCTTCTGGTACCTTCAAGATTCTTGAAAGGCCAGCCTGgtaaacacagtgagaccctgtctccataaaacagtaaaaaaattagccaggcatggtggcacacacctgtagtcccagctatgcaggaggctgaggcaggaggatggcttgagcccagcaggttttaaggctacagtgagctatgacggcaccactgcactccagcctggctaaaaGGGTGAGACCTAAAAAGACTCTTGAAAGGATGTAagagcattttataattttcatacaatatttaatttttaaaacgtgACCCTTCCCACGCCCCTTCAGGAGACATCACGGGAGCCGCACACCAGCCGCTGAGGTTGGCTGCTCGGTCGGTGCAGCACCTCTGCGTGAGACGGGGCTGCTGCTGGGTGGCATGGGGCCCGGCCCACTTGTCCCCCTACATCCAACTGCTCAGCCACAGTAACGAGCCCTGCTGACTGACAGCCTGAGTGGCCACTCTAGGGTCTATTACATTCGTGTGGGCCACAGCAGGTTCTGGAGAAATTATCTGACTTGGGGTTTCCAAGGAGCCGCCGTGTCCTCAGCCGACCTTTCCAACCCCAGTCATTCATCAGGAGCAACatagtctcaaaaacaacaagGCTAAGACAGGCAGTGCCTGCGGGGATCTGACCACACCAGGCCCAGAGAGTTGAGTCCATGCCACGCACAAGCACGGAGGCTGAACAAAAATGCGAGACGTGTGCTCCCCAACCAAAGCGGAGGAAGGAGCAGAAAGGATTCCCCAGAGCCTGCGCAAGCCAGGGCTGAAGGCAGCCGCAGGATCCGAACACAGGAAGGAAGAGTAAGCCTGTGGATCTGGCGACAAAGCCACTCCTGTGGTGACCTGACcctgcttctggtgagagccCTTCTCCATAGCACGAGCCACCACTGGCCTCTCAGAATCGGTTCCTAGGTGAGCCTGGCAGGGCGGCCAGCAGCAGAAGGAAAACGGAACAGTGAGAATGCTCCCTGGCTGTCTCTCCTCCATGCTCTCGCCTCTCAGGGCCTCTAGGAAACACCCGTCTGCTCACCCTCACCCGGAGCTGGAAGGCTTTGAATCGGAATATGATCTTAACCTCAAACCCCGCTTCCCAGGTGACAGGGTGACACACAGTAGCTCAAATCCTGGGAATTTTCTCACAATTACAGCCTCCAGAGAGGTGAAGCCTCACAGTGTCGCCTGCTTCACAAAGCACCTCCAACACCCAGCGGCACACCACCCAGTGCATGCCCTTGGAGCCGAGTACACCAGGGCCAGCTGCGTGGGCAGAGGTTCACAGACAGAGCCTTTGTCTTTAGGTAAGCTCCTAAAAACCTCTCATAAGCATGAGGAACCTTTCAAAAACAAGTGCAGGTACAAAGTCTTCATTAATGAGCAGCTTTTTCTCTATTACCAAGGTTAAGAAGTAATATCCCCTTGCAGGAAGCCTCTACCTGTGAGACAGTCTCTCTCAGATCTCACAAGGAGCAAGTGCAGCTAAGGCCCTGGAAGGCGCAGCCTAGCGCGGTGGCCAGGACCACACCCACCCCACAGGGCTCTGCGCACCTCCCTGAGTGGAGATGAAAATCAACAACAGCCTCCTCTGCTCTAGGGCCCAGGAGGACTCTGACCTGGCTTAAAGGCCTACTCAGCTGAAGGCACAGTGCCACAGGTCTTTCCAAACCCCTCTTCTGTAATGGCAAACAGAGGAATAGCTGGCCTTCAAGCAGAGGCGGCAATGTCAAGCAGAAACATagggtggccgggcgcagtggctaatgcctgtaatcccagcactttgggagaccagggcaggaggatcccttgaggccaggagttcgagaccagcctggccaacatagtgagaccctcgtctctacaaaaaaaaatgaacaaaattagctgggtttgatggggcatgtctgtagtcccagctcctcaggaggctgaagtggcaagattgcttgggctcaggaggtcaaggctgcagtgagccaagatggcaccattgcactccagcttggacaacagagtgagacctgccttaaaagaaaaaaaaagaagaggaaacacaGGCTTTCAAGCCCTGCTTTCTGTAGCCAGCCTGACAGGTCTAAGAATTAagtcacctctgtgaccagtcCTCCCAGGCCTCCGGAGACCGGTGAAAAGCTGCCATGTCTCTGGGGAGCCTGAACACCCCATTAGCAAATGGCCGGACCAACAGACGTGCCCCGGCCAGAGGGGCTCACAGACAAGTCAGAGGCTGCTTCTCTGCAGCCCTGAGCAGGGTCTGGCCCCAGTAGGGGTGGCGCCAAATGCTAACTGACCAGCACAGCTAATGACCACCCGGGGCAgtgtttaatttcatttaaaaacacaCCCTACAATTTGTCCATACCAAGAAAATGTCAACATATGTTAGATAAGTTTGTATAATTCTTCAGAAATACAGAACTTTTCGAGTCACTAAGTTATCCCCATAGCAAGCaacacagacatgggtctgaGTATGACAGAGAGGCAGCCAGGGTGGGCGCGGCCGCACCTGGGAGGTGGCCGTTCCGAGGAGTGGCTGGCTCGGGAGCTGGGCCGCTCGGGCTCGGGATAGCGGTAGTTCTCGGCGTAAGCAGACGCAGCACTGTCATAGGGCCTGTATCGAGGCTCATAGAGGCTGTAGACATCCTGTGGGAGGAAGCATTTGGGCAGGATTAGACACCAATCAAGAGCAAGCTCGTCCAACAGCCAGCCTGAGCTAGAAACATCGCAGATGGCTGCTCTCCAGCAGGACTGAGCGTGGCCCTTCCCTCATACACAACCACACAGACCTCCAAAGCACAGCCACACCCACAGGCAGCAGGGTGTCCTAAGACCCACAGCCCTGGCCCTGTTCAGGAGACCCCTGGATGGACCCAGGGCACCAGCATGTCAGCAGACAACCCCAGGGGGCTGTGGCGACTTCCGGAAGGGGCTGTTAGGTTTCTGCTTCCTGAAAAGTCCAGTGTGGAGATGCCATGATTTGAACAACCCCTGCGTCCCGCTTCAGATGCCACCTCAGTTAAGTCAGAGAACCAGGGTCCCAGTGAACAGAGCCCCAGCCAGGAGCAGCCTCTAAAAGCGGACCGTGCTTTATTCTCGGGAGGCTTCAGCCCCATCACCAACCAATTCGTGGCCACAGAATTGTTCCCAACGGGGCCCACGTGGACACATGAGGATCTGAAGACACGCAGTGCCCCGGGCACACGCCAGAATTCACGCTTAAGGGCCTCAAAGCCTCAAGGCCTCGACGCTGCCGCTGCCTGGCAGGAAATGTGAAATCACAGCACAACGGACTCATCCTTGGCCACCCGGACACCACAGCAAGAGGCACGGCGGGAGGAGTGCACTCCTGCGGAGGGAGGTGGCTCGCAGCAGGAGGACCGGACAAAGGACCCGAAGTGAGGCCACGGCTTCCCCTCGCTCTGCACCAGCCCCACCCCAGGGCTCCCAGCAGAGCTGAATGTCCTTGTATGGAAATAAAAAGTGCCTGGGCTCCTTCTGGAACCTACACAGGTCTGAGGGGTCAGGTGTGCACCTGGTCACACGCACACAAACCATGATGCTCGAGGCCCATGGGGGAGGCCCAGCCCCATTCCCCGGGGCAGTACCCAGCCAGCCATGGCAGCCTTGCTCCTCGGGGCGGGCCCCCTTCTGACTGCAAGGCCTTCCTGTGTGGCCCCAAGTCTGGTTCCAACTGGCCTTACATACCGCAAGACCATGGTTTTCCAACTCCCTATCACACAATCCTTCTACCTGGGGTGACATTGAATCGGTGAACCCAATCAGTGTATGTTGAACTGGGTTAGAGGGTAGGAAAAGCAGATAATGATCAAATGTGTACACAGACACTTTTCGAACGACTGCAGGATTATGCGGAACCTAACTCAAATGTCACTCATGAGCTGGTGTCCCTGTGAAAAGAGGCACAGAAGAATCTTCTGCATGAGCACAGCCGGTCCCCGAGCCGCTGCCCGCACCACCACGTGCTGAGAGCAGCTTGCGGGACTCCGCCTCGCTTAGCTGATGCGTGTGGCTCATGCTCCAAAACTGACTATTTTCTCTCCATGTTTTTATTCTCCAGGGGCATTTAAAGGACTATGGCTATGCCCAATGCTTCTGACGTAAGCTTCCAGAGGCTAGCCCAGCTTCCCAAGGCATGCAAGACAGAACTTTTCTGCAGACAGCCAGCAGGAGCAGGAGTGACAGGAAATGGAGGGCTCTTTTTGTCACATAAGCTGGGGAGGCTGGTTCAAATCCCAAGCAAGTATTATAAGCAATTCAAGATGCTAACGTGTGGTGTGAACTAAGGGTGGCCTGTGCTTGGGAGAGTAGGTTCTGGAGCCGGGAGCCCTGTCCTCAGGAAGCGTTACTGGAACACTGTTCTCACGCCCGCGGGACTGTGGGTGACCTCGGAACCAAGCGAACAAACACTACTAAGGAGTACACCGTGAGTGAAAGAGACTCAACTGGTCAAAGCACGGACAGAAAAGTGGGTTACACATGCGACTCGACTGTTACCTGGTAATAGAGGGAGGCTGCGCCGGGCTCCGGGGGGTACGGCAAGGAGTACTGAGGCTGGTAGGCATCGTACAAAGGCCGGTAGTAGTAGTAGGCGGCCAGGTCCTGAGGCGGCGGGCCAGGGGCAAGTGCAGGCACTGGCTGTGGCCACGGCTGCTCTGACGGCACAGCTGCCTGGCCGGAGCCACTGGACACCAGTGACACGCTAGAGGACTGAGGAGGCCGAGGGGGCAGCTGCTGACCCGCGTCAACCGGAACCAGACTTGCTGGTGACTGTGCTGAGTTCTGGGCCTGTCCCTGTGCGGGCAGACTTTCTGGATTTGACAGCTCTGAAAACGTGGCTTTGGGTAGTTGTGGGGGAGAAGCCTGTTGCTGGGGTGGCACCAGCTCCTGCTGGGCTCTTTcgaggccaggctggtcctgggcGTCTTTCGTGACCTGCTGATAAAAACGGTCAAGGTTAGGCGCCCCAGGCCCAGATTGTCTGGGATGACTGGCAACACTTTGCTGAGAAGCGAGGCTGTCAGAATGGGACGGGTTGTACACGCTGACAGGATTTTCCAAAGTCCTGCTTAAGGTAAAGTCTAGGGCTCCGTAAGTGTCTTCCTGATGACTGGAATGGTTTGCCTTATTACCATCAGGCACCAGGGTGCCGTGTGCAGGTGGAACTAACACCACACTTGTGCTTCCAGCAGGGCTATTAGCAAATCCGGGAAGAGCACTTCCTGCCTTACGATCCTTTTGACTTTCTGGAACCAAGTTCTCTGGAACTGGCTGGGATGGTGGTTGAACCAGCAAATTAGCAGGCTGATTAGAAACCATTTCAGAAGCACCAGAACCTTGTggaaaattactttgggcaacACTGCTAGGCAGAGACAAGCTAAGGACAGAGCTGGTTGGAATCCCAGACAAAGAAGTGTTCTCCCCAGAATCACCACCGAGAGCCCAACTGCTGACTGCAGGTCTATCCCCCACCAAAGCCTCTCTCCAGGACTGATTCTTCTCATGAGAGTTTGATAAGGACACAGAAAAGTTAATGGGCTGAGCCAGATTATAGCTGTGATCAGGCTGAGCAATCAAGACTGGAGGATTCTGCAGAGACTCAGTGGGCGGTGAGGATAATAAACTTGCATAACCAGAACTCGCCTGGGACTGAAgggcctcctcctctcccattTTGGGAGGATTCTCAAGGTTCTCAGAAGCACCAATGCCACCTCGGCTCTGCACCGGGGCCGCCGAGCTTGGGTTCCGTGACTGCTGCCCGGACATTGCCTCTTCTGGAGGCTGAACAACTTCAGGTGGCTGAGGTTTTGCACACACATAAAGCGCCGGGGCTGCAGGGGCCAGAAGGACATTGCCTCCAAAATCTGGCAGCTCACTTTGCGCCCACAGAGTCGTTGCTGGGCTTTCACACTTCACgggcccctgggccctggctgaaGGCCTCTTCTCCGGTGCGGGATACACAGTATCCAAGGGCGGTGCCCCTGTGTGTGGAAGCATGTGCACAGCTTCCGTGGTGGAGTTAAGAGGCAGGGGACAGACCTGGGGTGCACAGAGGGTCTCCATGTTGTCTGGCGGCTGCTCCAGGTTGCCAGGGGAAGCATCGGGCAGGGCGGCAGCTGGTCTGCACTGCTTCTGGCGGACACAGGTCTCCCTTACTTCACCAACCACGTTGGCGCGATCTGCCTCAAATGGTTTTACCCCAACTAAGTGAGATTTTACCGGTTCAAAAGAACTATTTGCACTTGTCTGAAATATTCCTGTAGGTTTCGGGGGGCTCGGGGTTGAGGGCTGGGACACGCTGCCACGGTAATTCTGGCTCACAGTGGTCTCGTCTGTTTCACCTCCTACGGGAGAAGAATCGATTTGCTTAAAAAAACTACCTGAAGCTTCATCCTCGGGTTTTCCAACTTCTTGCTGAATGAATGTGCCAACCAGCTCCTGGGGCCTGGCTGAGCCTGAGAGCCTTCCGTGGCTTCGGCTGCTATAGCTGGATGACACGCTGTCAGGGTGCACTGTGTGCAGTGTGGCATCAGGGGCTCCCGTGTggcacacagcaccatgcctgggCACAGCTGGCCCAGGAAGGGGCCCATATCTGAACTGGTCACTCGGGGAGGAAGGGTCCAAATTGAGGGGCTCACTTGGCAGAACTTCTTGATTCTGAACAAATTCTAAGTTCTCAACATTCTCATACTGCGAGCCGCTGGCATCCGGCACCCCTGTGCTCGCTGCGTCACCCCACACATCACCAGCAGCCTCACTGCTGGGGCCTGGGAGAAGGGCCTGGCAGAGGCTGCCTGCCCCCATGTGTGCAGGTGCGGGCGGACGGCCTAGCCCAGGGCTGGAGCAGAAATCGTCAAAGTCTGCTTGACCAGATAAGCCTGCTTTTTCAGATGAAAGATTCTCCTCATTTTCTGTCTCTCCCCCTTGGAAAAACATCGCCAGAGCTCCTGAAGCTCCCGAGTCTGCTTCTAGCGGGGCACAGCCAGACCCGGCCCCGGCCCCCAGTGGGTGGTGCGTACGGTTTTCTGGGCTATCTCCCTGGGCGAGGGGGTTCACAAGAGCAGAGGCGGGCCGGTGCTCATTCTTCACTCCTGGATTCTGCCTGAGCTCTGGGCTTGCCCAGTGATTCACAATTCTGGGATTTTGCCTGAATGTATTTTCAGGATCAAAGTTATTGGCCAGGTGGCTTCCACTTTGCAAGTGGCCCACCTCGTCTCTTCCGTCACTGGGCAAGGCTGCTGGGGGAGCCACCAGAGGGCTGTGTTGCTCATGACCAGGGCCCTGATGTAGGATGGACGGGGTGGGGAAATGAGGAACGCTGGTGGCACAGGGCACCCCGCTGGGAACAGGTCCTTCAGGGCAAGGTGAACGATGTTGCCCTGAGGGCTGTGGGCCTCCCTGCACTGGCCCCCACTGTCCTGGCATCTGCAGACgaggctgagggagggaaggggatgcTGCTGGGGTGACCACACTGTCATGTGGGTTTTGCCTGCTCAGGGGTCGGTCGAGCCCAGGCATGTTCCCATGAGGGTGGCCCCCATGAGATTCAGGATCCATTCCTGGAATGTAGTGAGGCAGATATGGCAGAGTCTGAACTTCAGGCTCTGAAGTGGGACCGACCTCTGCACTCCTGTTCGTCTCAGGCCCAGGAGGTGCTGAAGGTGTCAATGCACCAGAAAATGGACTGGCATCTGCTCTGGGCTGTGTCAGAGGTCCAGGCAGGGGCTCACAGGGTCCCTGAGAGCTATCTCTGGCATGTGTGTGAGGCACAAGCAAACCAGCGTGCTGAGAAAACCCTGCGGGGGCTGGGGCTTGCAAGACAGGTGGACTGCTTTTGGACGAACTGCCCAGTGGTGTACTTTGGAGCGCCTGTCTACTAAAAGCAAATGGATCCGTGACTGGCTGCAATGGGCAAGTTGTCGGAGCCACTGCTGCATTATTATTAGCCCGTCTCCTGTAAGGGCTGCTAGCCCAGAACACGCTCCGAGGATTCCCGGCTGGAGGTGGCCCAGCCATGCCAGACGGGACCGCCTGGGGCGGCGGCTGCATGACTGAACCCTTGCACAAGTCGATGCTGCTTACAGAAGGAAGCAGGATATAGCTGTTCCTTAATTGgagctggaaaagaaaaagagaaaatcagcaTAAAATCCATATATTCAAAGTCCTAGCTGCAATCAGGAAAactaaggaaaaagagaaacattGAACATGATTTTATGTCACTTAAATCCCAAGGACTCTCTCTCCCCTACACCCCACCCCAGCAGAGAACACCTGTCCCTGAGGAACTGTTCTGGGGGGCAgtggacagagtgagaacccTGGATGGCCTGGCTGCGAGCTGATGGAGTATGTCTAGATGGCCACTCCCTCCCCTGGGATCCTCTACTCACAAGGCCCATTGCTGCCGCAGACCCGCGCCACAACAGGGACAGTGCGGAACCTGACCACTGCTGTGATATGCTACCAGACCCACAGATACTCAACGTTTTCCTGTAAACCATCCCTAGATCCAGGAAGAGCCAACTCttctattaagaaagaaaaactggccagatgtggtggcttacgcctgtactcccaacacttcaagaggccaaggcgggaggaccacttgagcccaggaattcgaggccagcctgagcaacagggggatctcgtttctacaaaaaatacaaaaatcagccaggcgtggtggtgcacacctgtagtcccaactactcaagaggctgaggcaggaggattgcgtcagcctgggaggtcgaggctgtcgtgagctatgacagcaccactacccttcagcctgggtgacacagtgagtccctagctcaaaaaaaaaaaaaaaaggaaaactttataTCACACTTTCCATAcatgttaattttaaatttcaaaagggatacaaaagtttaaaattcattcttccattttctttgatGAAAGAGCATTATGAAGTATAGTTATAAAAGCTgcaaaataggctgggtgcagtggctcatgcctgtaatcccagcactttgggaggtcaaggtggaaggactgccagagcccaggaggtcgagaccagcctgggcaacatagcaagaccttgtctctacaaaagaagaaagttagccagacatggtggcacacacctgtagtcccagggacTCAGGGGGTtaaggagggaagatcacttgtgtccatgagttcgaggctgcagtgagctatgattataccaccgcagtccagcctgggcaacagagcaagacggtctctattttaaaaaaataaataaataagaagtgacacaatcatttttttaaaaagcactgcaaaataaatatattcatctaaatGCCTTTTATCACACCTCTTCATAGGTCTCAGTTTTTGTACTGTGACTGGCTTAAGGTCTGAAAGGACCACCAGCAAGATGCTACCTTTGAACTGGAGCCGTAACTGTGCCTGGAATGGAAACTCCCAGGAAACTTAAAGCAGCTTTACAAGGCACAGACTGGATTCCAACATTTTCAACAATAGGCAGAATTGCCAAGAAACCTCTTATAGAAAACAAAGGGGCAAAAACCTCcatcagtttttaaataaaacatagtaGATACAAACTTGAATAGTTAACCTGGCCTCTTAAGGCAAAAATTCAAGGACTGTATCTTTAggaaagttcttttctttctatcaGTCTTTCTTCTTGTCGGCACCACCCTCATGAACAAACAGATAAGTTTAGCCaatcaaaggaaaaattaaaccAAAGGGGAGGACTCTGGAGTTTaatccacacatttttttttttgagacggagtcttgctctgtcg
This window encodes:
- the SEC16A gene encoding protein transport protein Sec16A isoform X1, giving the protein MQPPPQAVPSGMAGPPPAGNPRSVFWASSPYRRRANNNAAVAPTTCPLQPVTDPFAFSRQALQSTPLGSSSKSSPPVLQAPAPAGFSQHAGLLVPHTHARDSSQGPCEPLPGPLTQPRADASPFSGALTPSAPPGPETNRSAEVGPTSEPEVQTLPYLPHYIPGMDPESHGGHPHGNMPGLDRPLSRQNPHDSVVTPAASPSLPQPRLQMPGQWGPVQGGPQPSGQHRSPCPEGPVPSGVPCATSVPHFPTPSILHQGPGHEQHSPLVAPPAALPSDGRDEVGHLQSGSHLANNFDPENTFRQNPRIVNHWASPELRQNPGVKNEHRPASALVNPLAQGDSPENRTHHPLGAGAGSGCAPLEADSGASGALAMFFQGGETENEENLSSEKAGLSGQADFDDFCSSPGLGRPPAPAHMGAGSLCQALLPGPSSEAAGDVWGDAASTGVPDASGSQYENVENLEFVQNQEVLPSEPLNLDPSSPSDQFRYGPLPGPAVPRHGAVCHTGAPDATLHTVHPDSVSSSYSSRSHGRLSGSARPQELVGTFIQQEVGKPEDEASGSFFKQIDSSPVGGETDETTVSQNYRGSVSQPSTPSPPKPTGIFQTSANSSFEPVKSHLVGVKPFEADRANVVGEVRETCVRQKQCRPAAALPDASPGNLEQPPDNMETLCAPQVCPLPLNSTTEAVHMLPHTGAPPLDTVYPAPEKRPSARAQGPVKCESPATTLWAQSELPDFGGNVLLAPAAPALYVCAKPQPPEVVQPPEEAMSGQQSRNPSSAAPVQSRGGIGASENLENPPKMGEEEALQSQASSGYASLLSSPPTESLQNPPVLIAQPDHSYNLAQPINFSVSLSNSHEKNQSWREALVGDRPAVSSWALGGDSGENTSLSGIPTSSVLSLSLPSSVAQSNFPQGSGASEMVSNQPANLLVQPPSQPVPENLVPESQKDRKAGSALPGFANSPAGSTSVVLVPPAHGTLVPDGNKANHSSHQEDTYGALDFTLSRTLENPVSVYNPSHSDSLASQQSVASHPRQSGPGAPNLDRFYQQVTKDAQDQPGLERAQQELVPPQQQASPPQLPKATFSELSNPESLPAQGQAQNSAQSPASLVPVDAGQQLPPRPPQSSSVSLVSSGSGQAAVPSEQPWPQPVPALAPGPPPQDLAAYYYYRPLYDAYQPQYSLPYPPEPGAASLYYQDVYSLYEPRYRPYDSAASAYAENYRYPEPERPSSRASHSSERPPPRQGYPEGYYSSKSGWSSQSDYYASYYSSQYDYGDPGHWDRYHYSARVRDPRTYDRRYWCDAEYDAYRREHSTFGDRPEKRDNNWRYDPRFTGSFDDDPDPHRDPYGEEVDRRSVHSEHSARSLHSAHSLASRRSSLSSHSHQSQIYRSHNVAAGSYEAPLPPGSFHGDFAYGTYRSNFSSGPGFPEYGYPADTIWPAMEQVSSRPTSPEKFSVPHVCARFGPGGQLIKVIPNLPSEGQPALVEVHSMEALLQHTSEQEEMRAFPGPLAKDDTHKVDVINFAQNKAMKCLQNENLIDKESASLLWNFIVLLCRQNGTVVGTDIAELLLQDHRTVWLPGKSPNEANLIDFTNEAVEQVEEEESGEAQLSFLTGGPAAAASSLERETERFRELLLYGRKKDALESAMKNGLWGHALLLASKMDSRTHARVMTRFANSLPINDPLQTVYQLMSGRMPAASTCCGDEKWGDWRPHLAMVLSNLNNNMDVEFRTMATMGDTLASRGLLDAAHFCYLMAQAGFGVYTKKTAKLVLIGSNHSLPFLKFATNEAIQRTEAYEYAQSLGAQTCPLPSFQVFKFIYSCRLAEMGLATQAFHYCEAIAKSILMQPHLYSPVLISQLVQMASQLRLFDPQLKEKPEEESLAAPTWLVHLQQVERQIKEGAGVWHQDGALPQQCPGTPSSEMEQLDGPGLSQPAALGIANPLLAVPAPSPEHSSPSVRLLPSAPQTLPDGPLASPARVPMFPVPLPPGPLEPGPGCVTPGPALGFPEPSRPGLPPGVPPLQERRHLLQEARSPDPGIVPQEAPVGNSLSELSEENFDGKFANLTPSRTVPDSEAPPGWDRADSGPTQPPLSLSPAPETKRPGQAAKKETKEPKKGESWFFRWLPGKKKTEAYLPDDKNKSIVWDEKKNQWVNLNEPEEEKKAPPPPPTSMPKTVQAAPPALTGPPGAPVNMYSRRAAGTRARYVDVLNPSGTQRSEPALAPADFVAPLAPLPIPSNLFVPTPDAEEPQLPDGTGREGPAAARGLANPQPAPELKVLSSAASLPGSELPSSRPEGSQGGELSRCSSMSSLSREVSQHFNQAPGDLPAAGGPPSGAVPFYNPAQLAQACATSGSSRLGRIGQRKHLVLN